Proteins encoded in a region of the Candidatus Nitrosomarinus catalina genome:
- a CDS encoding 30S ribosomal protein S27ae, with protein sequence MPVEKKGNKGSSPKVYGYFKIDGDKATRTKKNCSRCGKGVYMSEHKDRNTCGKCGLTEFKQ encoded by the coding sequence ATGCCTGTAGAGAAAAAAGGCAATAAAGGTTCTAGTCCAAAAGTTTATGGATATTTCAAAATTGATGGAGATAAAGCAACAAGAACTAAAAAAAATTGTTCAAGATGTGGAAAGGGAGTATACATGTCTGAACACAAAGACAGAAACACCTGTGGAAAATGTGGCTTAACAGAATTTAAACAATAG
- a CDS encoding DUF309 domain-containing protein encodes MERYLIHLKNEKFIPINSREILYRARDLIVGTDAHIRLCRVATTFIEFDVAIETKDVDELVDKLSPIGNLDNIRHVVEEEIEIDQGIKDGIFYFNSERFWECHEAFEGVWKQCFGREKELVQGIILVAVAYAHAQENELSIGVAMLTRALEKLGTSPSMYHSIDVERIRAKSVEMQKINDLVLFEI; translated from the coding sequence ATGGAGCGATATTTGATTCATTTAAAAAATGAGAAATTTATTCCTATAAATTCTCGTGAAATTCTTTATCGGGCAAGGGATCTGATTGTTGGAACTGATGCTCATATTAGACTATGTAGAGTTGCTACCACGTTTATTGAATTTGATGTAGCTATCGAAACAAAAGATGTGGATGAATTAGTTGATAAATTATCTCCAATTGGAAATTTAGATAATATTAGACATGTTGTTGAAGAAGAAATTGAAATAGATCAAGGAATTAAAGATGGCATATTTTATTTTAACAGTGAAAGATTTTGGGAATGTCATGAGGCATTTGAAGGTGTTTGGAAACAATGTTTTGGACGTGAAAAAGAATTAGTTCAAGGAATAATTCTTGTAGCCGTTGCATATGCTCATGCCCAAGAAAATGAATTGAGTATTGGAGTTGCTATGCTGACAAGAGCTTTGGAAAAATTAGGAACTTCCCCTTCAATGTATCATTCAATAGATGTTGAAAGAATAAGGGCAAAATCTGTTGAAATGCAGAAAATTAATGATTTGGTTTTATTTGAGATCTAA
- a CDS encoding diphthine--ammonia ligase, producing the protein MKLACLFSGGKDSTYAIHLVKNQGHEVTCLLSVFPKSDESHLLHHPNLKWTKLQSESMKIPQLVIDSSSDETNDELIVLEKLLKNAINEFKIEGLVHGGIKSKFQKEKFEILCKKLNLIPVSPLWESEPKKYMNDLLESDFHFMMTTVSSDGLDDQWLGKLISKSDVNTLETLSEKFGFNLNFEGGEAETFVIDCPLFFSSIKINKFTKNWDGYRGRFEIVDAELNYNA; encoded by the coding sequence ATGAAATTAGCTTGTCTTTTTTCAGGTGGAAAGGATAGTACCTATGCAATTCATCTTGTAAAAAATCAGGGTCATGAAGTTACTTGTCTGTTGAGTGTTTTTCCAAAATCTGATGAAAGTCATCTTTTACACCATCCAAATTTAAAATGGACAAAATTGCAATCTGAATCAATGAAAATTCCTCAACTAGTCATTGATTCATCTTCTGATGAGACAAATGATGAATTAATTGTCTTAGAGAAATTATTGAAAAATGCAATTAATGAATTTAAAATTGAAGGATTAGTTCATGGTGGAATTAAAAGTAAATTTCAAAAAGAAAAATTTGAAATTTTATGTAAGAAATTAAATTTAATTCCTGTTTCCCCTTTGTGGGAAAGTGAACCTAAAAAATACATGAATGATTTACTTGAATCAGATTTTCATTTTATGATGACTACCGTATCGTCAGATGGTTTAGACGATCAATGGTTAGGCAAATTGATTTCAAAATCTGATGTGAATACTTTGGAAACATTATCTGAGAAATTTGGATTTAATTTGAATTTTGAGGGTGGTGAGGCTGAAACTTTTGTTATTGACTGCCCACTATTTTTTAGTTCGATTAAAATTAATAAATTCACAAAAAATTGGGATGGTTATAGAGGAAGGTTTGAAATAGTGGATGCGGAGTTAAATTACAATGCTTGA
- a CDS encoding signal recognition particle receptor subunit alpha, whose amino-acid sequence MLDGLKSSLGDAIKKIVKSSGIDEELIKDLCKDVQRALLTSDVNVRLVLEITKRLEERSLNETPPPGLSRKDHIVKILYDELSKLLGNESNFDFKPGKQNKIILLGIQGSGKTTVASKLAKFLTGEGHKVGVVGADTYRPGALVQLKMMCEKSNVEVYGEENNKDSPNIVQNGLKHFAGQPLDVIIIDTAGRHKEEQDLLEEMGRINKVAEPDLALLVIDGTIGQQCFNQAEAFHKTIPVGGVIISKLDSSAKGGGALAASAATGAQIMYIGTGERIDDLEKFSPTRFVGRLLGMGDIQAVLDLAKRLENEGDDVRMKRISSGKMNMDDFFYQLEEVTKVGSLKGLLDSMPGMSGMVKEDQVDQMEDRVSKWRYIIQSMNKDEKADPDLLNSSRIKRIARGSGWPEGEVKELMKNYKNSKNLMKASKGRQMQGTLRKMGLG is encoded by the coding sequence ATGCTTGATGGATTAAAAAGTAGTTTAGGCGATGCAATTAAAAAAATTGTTAAATCTTCAGGCATTGATGAAGAATTAATTAAAGATCTCTGTAAGGACGTTCAACGGGCTTTATTGACTTCTGATGTTAATGTCCGATTAGTACTTGAAATTACTAAACGATTGGAAGAACGCTCATTAAATGAAACTCCTCCTCCTGGATTATCACGTAAAGATCATATTGTAAAAATTCTATATGATGAATTATCAAAATTATTGGGTAATGAATCTAATTTTGATTTTAAACCTGGGAAACAAAATAAAATAATTTTGTTGGGAATTCAGGGAAGTGGAAAAACCACAGTTGCCTCAAAACTTGCTAAATTTTTGACTGGAGAAGGTCATAAAGTTGGTGTTGTTGGTGCTGATACATACCGACCCGGAGCATTGGTTCAATTAAAAATGATGTGTGAAAAATCAAATGTTGAAGTTTATGGAGAAGAAAATAATAAAGATTCTCCAAACATTGTTCAAAATGGTTTAAAGCATTTTGCAGGTCAACCCCTTGATGTAATTATTATTGATACTGCTGGTCGTCACAAAGAAGAACAAGATTTACTTGAAGAAATGGGTAGAATTAACAAAGTTGCAGAACCTGATTTAGCTTTACTTGTAATTGATGGTACAATTGGTCAACAGTGTTTCAATCAGGCAGAAGCATTTCATAAAACAATTCCTGTTGGTGGTGTTATAATTTCAAAATTAGATAGTTCTGCAAAAGGTGGTGGTGCATTAGCAGCATCTGCCGCAACTGGTGCACAAATTATGTACATTGGTACTGGTGAGAGAATAGATGATTTAGAAAAATTCTCTCCAACTCGATTTGTTGGTCGATTACTTGGAATGGGTGATATTCAGGCTGTCTTAGATTTGGCAAAAAGATTGGAAAATGAGGGTGATGATGTTAGGATGAAGCGTATATCTAGTGGAAAAATGAACATGGATGATTTCTTTTATCAATTGGAGGAGGTTACAAAAGTTGGTTCTCTTAAAGGTCTCCTTGATAGCATGCCTGGAATGTCTGGTATGGTTAAAGAGGATCAAGTTGATCAAATGGAAGATAGGGTATCTAAATGGAGATACATTATTCAAAGTATGAATAAAGATGAAAAAGCAGATCCTGATTTACTTAATTCATCAAGAATCAAAAGAATTGCTAGAGGTTCTGGATGGCCTGAAGGTGAAGTAAAAGAATTAATGAAAAATTATAAAAATTCTAAGAATTTGATGAAAGCTTCTAAAGGTCGTCAAATGCAAGGTACTCTTAGAAAAATGGGTTTGGGATAA
- a CDS encoding 30S ribosomal protein S24e, whose protein sequence is MSTIETLSDVNNTFLSRRELTCDFPGSSGKLKSMEAVDMVTKEFKLDGKVVIPMRLKTHVGMSKVTGTFYVYEDEGLAKKHINPTIFSRLEKTKAKIAEAEKAAEDAAAEAPAEDAAAEAPAEDAAAEAPAEEKTE, encoded by the coding sequence ATGTCAACTATTGAGACGCTTTCAGATGTGAATAATACCTTCTTATCTAGAAGAGAATTAACTTGTGATTTTCCAGGGTCAAGTGGAAAATTGAAGAGTATGGAAGCAGTAGACATGGTTACAAAAGAATTCAAACTTGATGGTAAAGTAGTGATACCAATGAGATTAAAAACTCATGTAGGAATGTCAAAAGTTACTGGAACATTCTATGTTTATGAAGATGAAGGTTTAGCAAAAAAGCATATCAATCCAACAATCTTTTCAAGATTAGAAAAAACTAAAGCAAAAATAGCTGAAGCTGAAAAAGCAGCTGAGGATGCAGCAGCAGAAGCACCAGCTGAGGATGCAGCAGCAGAAGCACCAGCTGAGGATGCAGCAGCAGAAGCACCAGCTGAGGAGAAAACAGAATAA
- a CDS encoding translation initiation factor IF-5A produces the protein MSKPSDLGSLKIGSYILLPHTDQPSGEACRIIEYDTSKPGKHGAAKARIVGQGIFDGKNRPHVGPVSMQIHVPMINKKVGQIISINGDTVQVMDNESFETIDVGMVDESVEGKLENGQNVEYWVVMEHTKIMAIKNS, from the coding sequence ATGAGTAAACCATCTGATTTAGGTTCATTAAAAATTGGATCATACATTCTACTTCCACATACAGATCAACCTAGTGGCGAAGCTTGTAGAATTATTGAATATGATACATCAAAACCTGGTAAACACGGTGCAGCAAAAGCTAGAATAGTTGGTCAAGGTATCTTTGATGGTAAAAACAGACCTCATGTTGGACCTGTCAGTATGCAAATCCACGTTCCAATGATCAACAAAAAAGTTGGACAAATTATCTCCATTAATGGCGATACTGTACAAGTTATGGACAATGAATCTTTTGAAACTATAGATGTTGGTATGGTTGATGAATCCGTTGAAGGTAAATTAGAAAATGGACAAAATGTCGAATATTGGGTTGTTATGGAACACACCAAAATTATGGCTATCAAAAATAGTTAG
- a CDS encoding tRNA pseudouridine(54/55) synthase Pus10 → MSNYSTVLSTSSKIIKKYHLCDYCLGRLFTKQLHLSSNKLLGKKLKNGYDSNLSCYICKNLFDNLDHFLKLMIDSSFDYTFRTFSIGTIIKPSIVDRDDALKSEFKLRGIDGIKSNITKELGKLFSKKTKKIVNYDDPEIIFTVNLKEHSCNLRSKPIVISGRYTKSKRGYSQKQKSCENCSGKGCRTCNFHGISEFNSIEGVISKLIFKKFGGTTTKFTWIGGEDKSSLVLGSGRPFIVKLQNPSKRKTKLSDYVSDYVSIFNLKIVDDSPKTPLKFSSLVTIKISTDSKFDSRCLKKLKNLKNYPIIVSEKSGKSYEKKIFDINYKKTSDQIILVKIRVEGGLPIKRFVIGNDITPNVSETIGTNCIADEFDFLEIVVNDNN, encoded by the coding sequence ATGTCTAATTATTCTACTGTTCTTTCCACTTCCAGCAAAATTATTAAAAAATACCACTTATGTGATTATTGTTTAGGCAGATTATTTACAAAACAGCTTCACTTATCTTCAAATAAACTACTTGGAAAAAAATTAAAAAATGGATATGACTCAAACCTCTCATGTTACATTTGTAAAAATCTCTTTGACAATTTAGATCATTTTTTAAAATTGATGATTGACTCCTCATTTGATTATACGTTTAGGACTTTTAGTATTGGGACAATAATCAAACCTTCCATTGTTGATAGAGACGATGCCTTAAAATCTGAATTTAAGTTAAGGGGAATTGATGGTATCAAATCCAATATTACAAAAGAATTGGGAAAACTTTTTTCAAAAAAGACAAAAAAAATTGTAAATTATGATGATCCTGAAATTATTTTTACTGTAAATCTTAAAGAACATTCTTGTAATTTACGTTCAAAACCAATTGTTATTTCTGGTCGATATACTAAATCTAAACGAGGCTATTCTCAAAAACAGAAATCTTGTGAGAATTGTTCAGGTAAAGGATGTAGAACTTGCAACTTTCATGGAATTTCTGAATTTAATAGTATTGAAGGTGTTATCTCAAAGTTAATTTTTAAAAAATTTGGTGGAACAACTACGAAATTTACTTGGATAGGTGGTGAGGATAAATCTAGTTTGGTGCTGGGCTCTGGTAGACCGTTTATTGTAAAACTACAAAATCCATCAAAAAGAAAAACAAAACTCTCTGATTATGTTTCTGATTATGTTTCTATTTTTAATCTGAAGATAGTTGATGATTCTCCTAAAACCCCATTGAAATTTTCCTCTTTGGTCACAATAAAAATTTCAACTGATTCTAAATTTGATTCTAGATGTTTGAAAAAATTAAAAAATCTTAAAAATTATCCAATAATTGTTTCTGAAAAATCTGGAAAATCCTATGAAAAAAAAATTTTTGATATAAATTACAAAAAAACTTCTGATCAAATAATTTTGGTAAAAATAAGGGTTGAAGGTGGATTGCCAATTAAACGATTTGTGATTGGAAATGATATTACTCCTAATGTCTCTGAAACTATTGGAACTAATTGTATTGCTGATGAATTTGATTTCTTAGAGATTGTTGTCAATGATAACAATTAA